Part of the Bacteroidota bacterium genome is shown below.
CAGCAAATTTAAAATTAAATTTTAAATTTGCTGCATTAATTTATAGGCAAATTACGGCCATTACGTATATTAAATCCCGCTTTGAATTCCCACCAATATTTATTACATTTACCTACCATAAAAACTCAAACCTATGTTTAAAAAATTACTTTCAACGCTTCTTATAGCTTCAGTTAGTGTAACTATTGGTTTTGCACAACAACCTCCTAACGCCGGGTTTGAATCTACCTGGGTAGCTCAAAGTGGATACTCCGAGCCTCCGGGATGGGGAACTCCAAATTTATTGAGTAGTAGTACTTCCATTTTTGGCCCTAATGCGGTATCAGTAACTCAGGCAACATCACCGAATGTGAATGGTGGTACTTATGCTGTAAAAATATCAACAATTAAATATACTCCCGGATTCGTTGATATTAGCACCTATCTGCCAAATGATACATTTGGTTTCGTTTTTTCAGGTAAAATAATGCCTTCATCGCCTTATTTATTTCCAGGCTATACACAAACTACGCGCTATGCACAACTTGATTTTTACGCTAAATACACACCGGTAGGAAGCGACAATGGAACATGCACTGTGTTTTTTCAAAGGAGAAACGGAAGCAAGGTTGACACTATTGCTTATGGCGCAACGGTTATTGCAAGTAACGCATCTTTTGCACAACTTTCTGTCCCTCTCATCTACAAATCGGGTTTAGCTCCGGATACGGCAACTATTATCTTTAATTCCAGTTATACTAAACCACAGATCGGCAGTGCTCTTTGGATTGATGATCTTTCTTTTTCGGGCTTAGTGGCAGGAATTAACGAGCGCAATATGCTTATTAACGCTATTAAAGTATTCCCAAACCCTGCGACCGACAATATTACATTTGCTGCTTCAGTGGCCAACGAAAGTCTTTCAATGGTTGAAGTTTTTGATGCTACTGGCCGCAGAATTGACGGAGTTGCTATTCAAAACAACCGCCACGAATTGAACGTAAATAAATATGCTGAAGGCTTATATATGTACAATGCCTATAATGGTAAGAAGGAACTGATCGGCATTGGTAAATTCAATGTAACAAAGTAATTTTTTAATCTTAATACTTAAAAGCCCCTTCCCAGGTAAATTGGGGAGGGGTTTTTTGTTTGCCCGCTTAAATAAAATGGAACGCTGATATCGGGTCATTACGATTGTCATGATTAGATCAGCCTGGATCATAACAATCATAACAATCTGCGTTCCATTGTGTACTAAATGAGAAAACATTTTTATATTTTATTTATCGCATGCGCACTTACTTGCTGTAAGCCTGCAACTGAGCAAGTACCCAAAACCGAACCCGTAAAAAAAACGGAAAATATAGATGCACACGTTTCGAAACTGTTAAAAAAACACCTGCAAAATATTGATTCGGCTTCAATAATAGTTATTGCCTCCGATACGCTTGCAGCCCCGGTACAATTGGCCAGACTTTATGCCGGATTTGGATCAAATTCCATCTGGACGAGCAAAGGTTTCCTCAATAAAAATGGAGATACGCTCCTTAATATACTGAGGAAGACTTATATGTATGGACTTATCCCCGAAAATTATTACACAAACCAGATCGATTCCTTTTTAAAAACGGCTGCTGATAAGCCAGGGACAATTGATGCAGTCAAGATCACGAATGCGGAACTGCTTTTATCTGACGGATTATTTAAACTGGCCGTTCACCTGAACAAAGGGCGCCTGAACCCTGACAGTCTCCGGAGAGAATGGAAAATAAAACAGGTTGATACCGCGATCGTTTCCACGTTCACAAAAGCCATTCATGAAAACACATTACATGCCGTGATCGATTCACTGGAACCAAAGCACGATCAATATAAAAAATTAAAACTCGCACTAAATGCATTTCGTAAAGAGTTTGCAAACAGTAATTGGGACAGCCTTCCACCTATTCAAAACGATACGATCGCATTTTATAATCTGCTCAAACAAAGGCTCATTGCAAGTCACCAATATGATTCCACATTAAAGATAAACGATGAAAAAAAACTGATCAGAGCCTTAAAAAAGTTTCAGTTGCAGCACGCGCTTAACGATGATGGCCGCATCGGTAAATATACCTACGCCGCACTCAACGTATCTAAAGAAAATAAAATCCGGCAGATCGAGGTGAACATGGAACGCTGGCGCTGGGAAAATAAGCCCGGCAAGCGTTACCTGTGGATAAACATTCCTTCTTACATGCTGAAACTGATCGATGCCGACACCATTCATACCGAAGTAAAAGTGATCACGGGCAGCCCTAAACACCCTACTCCGCTTTTAAAAAGCAGCATTACCTGGTTCATCATTTATCCCTACTGGAGCGTGCCTTACAAAATTGCCTCCGAAGAAATTCTACCCCGTATTAAGTGGGACACGGCTTACCTGCGTAAGAATAATTTCGATGTGTTGGATTGGAACTACCAGGTGGTGGATCCCAGATATATAAAATGGAAGAAATACAACAAAACCAATCTGCCATACAAATTCAGGCA
Proteins encoded:
- a CDS encoding L,D-transpeptidase family protein; this encodes MRKHFYILFIACALTCCKPATEQVPKTEPVKKTENIDAHVSKLLKKHLQNIDSASIIVIASDTLAAPVQLARLYAGFGSNSIWTSKGFLNKNGDTLLNILRKTYMYGLIPENYYTNQIDSFLKTAADKPGTIDAVKITNAELLLSDGLFKLAVHLNKGRLNPDSLRREWKIKQVDTAIVSTFTKAIHENTLHAVIDSLEPKHDQYKKLKLALNAFRKEFANSNWDSLPPIQNDTIAFYNLLKQRLIASHQYDSTLKINDEKKLIRALKKFQLQHALNDDGRIGKYTYAALNVSKENKIRQIEVNMERWRWENKPGKRYLWINIPSYMLKLIDADTIHTEVKVITGSPKHPTPLLKSSITWFIIYPYWSVPYKIASEEILPRIKWDTAYLRKNNFDVLDWNYQVVDPRYIKWKKYNKTNLPYKFRQREGEDNSLGVIKFMFKNRFGVYLHDTNSKRLFNKEIRALSHGCVRMQNPWVLAEYLIEDDKRYTTDSLFNYYEKEQKKTIAIKKPLPINIKYFTCEVDTNNTLFFYTDIYEKDKKMFKTLYK
- a CDS encoding T9SS type A sorting domain-containing protein → MFKKLLSTLLIASVSVTIGFAQQPPNAGFESTWVAQSGYSEPPGWGTPNLLSSSTSIFGPNAVSVTQATSPNVNGGTYAVKISTIKYTPGFVDISTYLPNDTFGFVFSGKIMPSSPYLFPGYTQTTRYAQLDFYAKYTPVGSDNGTCTVFFQRRNGSKVDTIAYGATVIASNASFAQLSVPLIYKSGLAPDTATIIFNSSYTKPQIGSALWIDDLSFSGLVAGINERNMLINAIKVFPNPATDNITFAASVANESLSMVEVFDATGRRIDGVAIQNNRHELNVNKYAEGLYMYNAYNGKKELIGIGKFNVTK